In Littorina saxatilis isolate snail1 linkage group LG8, US_GU_Lsax_2.0, whole genome shotgun sequence, a single genomic region encodes these proteins:
- the LOC138972344 gene encoding uncharacterized protein, which yields MQVKMIRSIPLAVLLHVVWISVSSNNIEGLVTGFTCTQIHAGDTAVIRFNSSISSTSGLLFMRITLGDGPDILDCFRNETQSQPVCTIYNPRFQSNGLVDDQLSLVIKNTTRDLQGLYVLRVAFNNTQYAVSCNLEFLGTTGGTTQHGGAVSNVTLIAAITPSILVLCCALGLLFIARKRIKYDISVAITKGSSEI from the exons ATGCAGGTCAAGATGATACGAAGCATTCCACTGGCGGTACTTCTGCATGTGGTCTGGATCTCTGTGTCTTCAAATAACATAGAAG GTCTAGTGACAGgattcacctgtacccagataCACGCAGGTGATACAGCTGTCATCAGGTTCAACAGTAGCATCAGTTCAACATCGGGATTACTATTCATGAGGATTACTTTAGGGGATGGACCAG ACATACTAGACTGTTTTCGGAACGAAACACAGTCACAACCGGTATGTACCATCTACAACCCTAGGTTCCAGTCAAACGGCTTAGTCGATGACCAACTCTCACTTGTcatcaaaaacacaacacgGGACCTACAAGGCTTATATGTGCTGCGTGTAGCTTTCAACAACACGCAATATGCTGTTAGCTGCAATTTAGAATTTCTGGGAACAACAG GTGGTACAACTCAACATGGCGGAGCCGTCTCCAACGTCACATTGATCGCGGCAATCACCCCAAGCATTCTGGTCCTTTGCTGTGCTCTCGGGTTATTGTTCATAGCCAGAAAGAGAATCAAGTACGATATTTCAGTTGCAATTACCAAAGGGAGTTCTGAGATCTGA